In the Leptolyngbya sp. FACHB-261 genome, one interval contains:
- a CDS encoding segregation/condensation protein A yields MADSLAQDAISLLIDLAERGEINPWDVHVIDVIDRFLTELAPKNQQDLYKSGQALLYASTLILLKAQTLAQMETQQESSDEPEELLELLDAVALGNGLPYPLEHQLRRRPAALPPTARPITLQELITQLEIMASSLEQSGPSRPKRGLPNNGRTSRTKALQAIAQLAHRENLSEVVEELEHFLVNHWSTVVPQAEGWLDLDRLLEFYNDRVGVFWALLLLSARSRVELSQDEFYIDLKLRPLDLSGDS; encoded by the coding sequence ATGGCGGATTCTCTCGCCCAGGATGCGATTTCGCTGCTGATTGATTTAGCAGAACGGGGAGAGATTAATCCCTGGGATGTTCACGTCATTGATGTGATTGACCGATTCCTTACCGAACTGGCACCCAAAAACCAGCAGGACCTATACAAATCGGGGCAGGCGTTACTCTACGCCTCGACCCTGATTCTGCTGAAAGCACAAACTTTGGCTCAGATGGAAACGCAGCAAGAGTCCAGCGATGAGCCTGAGGAGTTACTGGAGCTGCTAGATGCAGTAGCCCTTGGCAATGGCCTGCCTTACCCTCTAGAGCACCAGTTACGCCGCCGCCCGGCCGCTTTGCCCCCAACAGCGCGTCCGATTACGCTGCAGGAACTGATTACTCAGCTAGAGATCATGGCCTCTAGCTTGGAGCAGTCAGGTCCATCCAGACCTAAGCGCGGTTTACCAAACAATGGACGCACATCACGGACCAAGGCCCTGCAAGCCATTGCTCAGCTAGCCCACCGAGAAAACCTCTCCGAAGTGGTGGAAGAGCTAGAGCACTTTCTGGTGAATCACTGGTCCACTGTGGTGCCACAGGCAGAGGGGTGGCTAGACCTGGACCGATTACTAGAGTTCTATAACGACCGGGTCGGCGTTTTCTGGGCGTTGTTGCTGCTGTCGGCCCGGTCCCGAGTGGAACTGTCACAGGATGAGTTTTATATTGACCTCAAGCTCCGTCCTCTGGATCTCTCTGGAGACAGCTAA
- a CDS encoding sugar phosphate nucleotidyltransferase, whose translation MKAMILAAGKGTRVRPITYVIPKPMIPILQKPVMEFLVELLRQHGFDEIMVNVSHLANEIENYFRDGQKFGVQIAYSFEGHIDENGELVGEALGSAGGLKKIQDFSPFFNDTFIVMCGDGLIDLNLSEVVEWHRKKGSIATIVMKTVPKEEVSSYGVVVTDEDGRIRQFQEKPKVEEALSNCINTGIYIFEPEVLNYVPSGEEYDIGSQLFPKLVEMNAPFYGVNMDFEWVDIGKVPDYWQAIQDVLRGKVKNVDIPGHEVAPGIYTGLNVAVNWDKVEVEGPVYIGGMTKIDDGARIIGPTMIGPNCHICGGATVERSVIFEYSRLGPDVRLVDKLVFGRYCVDKTGATIDVQAAALDWLITDARQPHPPIKPAVEQQAIAELLGSDARL comes from the coding sequence ATGAAAGCCATGATCCTGGCGGCGGGCAAGGGAACCCGCGTCCGTCCGATCACCTATGTGATTCCCAAGCCGATGATTCCCATCCTGCAAAAGCCAGTCATGGAGTTCCTGGTGGAACTACTTCGTCAGCATGGCTTTGACGAAATCATGGTGAACGTCAGTCACCTCGCCAACGAAATTGAGAACTACTTCCGAGACGGCCAAAAATTTGGCGTTCAGATCGCCTATTCCTTCGAAGGCCATATTGATGAGAATGGCGAGTTAGTTGGCGAAGCCCTAGGCTCAGCAGGCGGGCTCAAAAAGATTCAGGACTTCTCGCCCTTTTTCAATGACACCTTCATCGTTATGTGCGGTGACGGTCTGATTGATCTGAACCTGAGCGAGGTAGTGGAGTGGCACCGCAAAAAAGGTTCCATTGCCACCATTGTCATGAAGACAGTGCCCAAGGAAGAAGTCTCCAGTTATGGGGTCGTTGTTACTGACGAAGACGGACGCATTCGTCAGTTCCAGGAAAAGCCTAAGGTCGAAGAAGCGCTTTCGAACTGTATCAATACCGGCATCTACATCTTCGAACCCGAAGTCCTTAACTATGTCCCTTCTGGCGAAGAGTACGACATCGGTAGTCAGCTTTTCCCCAAGCTGGTCGAGATGAATGCGCCCTTCTACGGCGTGAACATGGACTTTGAGTGGGTTGATATTGGCAAGGTTCCTGATTATTGGCAAGCCATCCAGGATGTACTGCGCGGCAAGGTCAAAAACGTTGACATTCCTGGCCACGAAGTTGCCCCTGGCATTTACACCGGCTTGAACGTGGCTGTGAACTGGGACAAAGTTGAGGTTGAAGGGCCAGTCTACATCGGTGGTATGACCAAAATCGATGATGGCGCCCGGATCATTGGACCAACAATGATTGGCCCCAACTGCCACATCTGCGGTGGTGCTACGGTCGAACGCAGCGTCATCTTTGAATACTCGCGGTTGGGACCAGATGTGAGACTGGTGGACAAGCTCGTCTTTGGTCGCTACTGCGTAGACAAGACTGGGGCAACTATCGACGTGCAAGCAGCGGCTTTGGATTGGCTAATCACGGATGCCCGCCAGCCTCACCCTCCTATCAAACCAGCGGTCGAACAGCAAGCCATTGCCGAACTGCTCGGCAGCGATGCCCGTCTGTAA
- the recA gene encoding recombinase RecA: protein MAPKSTDSPDKQKALTMVLNQIERNFGKGAIMRLGDATRMKVETFPSGALPLDLALGGGLPKGRVVEIYGPESSGKTTLALHAIAEVQKAGGVAAFVDAEHALDPVYAGALGVDIENLLVSQPDTGEAALEIVDQLVRSAAVDIVVIDSVAALVPRAEIEGEMGDSHVGLQARLMSQALRKITGNIGKSGCLVVFLNQLRQKIGISYGNPEVTTGGNALKFYASVRLDIRRIQTLKKGTEEYGIRAKVKVAKNKVAPPFRRAEFDVIFGKGISTIGCLVDMAEETGVITRKGAWYSYNGDNIGQGRDNTIKLLEEKPEFARDLDAQVRQKLEMGAVVSANSVSPSDEGEEDEEYFEED, encoded by the coding sequence ATGGCCCCTAAGTCAACGGACAGCCCCGACAAACAAAAGGCCTTGACCATGGTGCTCAACCAGATTGAGCGCAACTTTGGGAAGGGCGCGATCATGCGCTTAGGGGACGCCACCCGGATGAAGGTGGAGACATTTCCCAGTGGCGCGCTGCCCCTAGATCTGGCGCTCGGCGGTGGCTTGCCCAAGGGGCGGGTAGTCGAGATCTATGGCCCAGAAAGCTCAGGCAAAACCACCTTGGCTCTGCACGCGATTGCGGAAGTGCAGAAGGCAGGCGGCGTTGCAGCTTTTGTGGATGCAGAACATGCTCTAGACCCAGTCTACGCAGGGGCTCTGGGTGTCGATATTGAGAATTTGCTAGTTTCCCAGCCAGACACTGGCGAAGCTGCGTTGGAGATTGTGGACCAACTCGTCCGCTCGGCAGCTGTAGATATTGTGGTCATCGACTCTGTGGCTGCTCTGGTACCTCGCGCAGAAATTGAAGGCGAGATGGGTGACTCTCATGTGGGTCTGCAAGCCCGCTTGATGAGCCAAGCTCTGCGCAAGATTACTGGCAACATTGGCAAATCGGGTTGCTTGGTCGTTTTTCTCAACCAGTTGCGTCAGAAAATTGGGATCTCCTACGGTAACCCTGAGGTCACTACAGGCGGTAACGCTCTGAAGTTCTATGCGTCGGTGCGCCTGGATATCCGTCGGATTCAGACTCTCAAGAAGGGCACTGAGGAGTACGGCATCCGCGCCAAAGTAAAGGTTGCCAAAAACAAAGTTGCTCCTCCCTTCCGCCGTGCTGAGTTCGATGTGATCTTTGGTAAAGGCATCTCAACCATAGGTTGTTTGGTTGATATGGCTGAGGAAACTGGCGTGATCACCCGCAAGGGTGCTTGGTACAGCTACAACGGCGACAATATTGGCCAGGGCCGCGATAACACAATCAAACTGCTGGAAGAGAAGCCAGAGTTCGCTCGTGACCTGGATGCGCAGGTACGACAGAAGTTGGAGATGGGGGCAGTGGTCTCCGCTAACTCGGTTAGCCCCAGTGACGAAGGTGAGGAGGACGAAGAATACTTCGAAGAGGATTAA
- the nrdR gene encoding transcriptional regulator NrdR yields MRCTFCQHTDSRVLESRSAESGQSIRRRRECLKCKRRFTTYERIEFVPVTVIKRDGQRESFDRSKLLRGVVRACEKTGVHAERIEALVDEIEAQLQQQATREVASIEIGEMVLQQLQGLSEVAYVRFASVYRQFRGIRDFAEELNQLRNRMGDVEPAVSDSRNRESSSPVVL; encoded by the coding sequence ATGCGCTGTACATTTTGCCAACATACTGACAGCCGGGTTTTGGAGTCGCGCTCAGCGGAGAGCGGCCAGAGTATTCGTCGACGCCGTGAATGCCTCAAGTGTAAGCGTCGCTTCACAACCTATGAGCGGATCGAGTTCGTGCCTGTCACCGTGATTAAGCGGGATGGGCAGCGAGAGTCATTTGACCGTTCTAAGCTGTTGCGAGGTGTGGTTCGAGCCTGTGAGAAGACAGGAGTTCATGCCGAGCGAATCGAGGCATTAGTCGATGAGATTGAAGCCCAACTTCAGCAGCAGGCTACTCGAGAGGTCGCCAGTATTGAAATTGGTGAAATGGTTCTCCAGCAGCTCCAAGGTTTGAGCGAAGTTGCTTACGTGCGTTTTGCTTCAGTTTATCGGCAGTTTCGAGGTATCCGCGACTTTGCGGAAGAACTCAATCAACTGCGCAATCGGATGGGTGACGTCGAACCAGCAGTCAGCGACAGCCGTAACCGAGAGAGTAGCAGCCCGGTGGTTCTTTAG
- a CDS encoding 30S ribosomal protein S1: protein MVNPAIDVGFTHEEFAALLDKYDYHFSPGDIVAGTVFSIEPRGALIDIGAKTAAYIPIQEMSINRIDGPEEVLQSNETREFFILTDENEEGQLTLSIRRIEYMRAWERVRQLQKEDATVRSLIFATNRGGALVRIEGLRGFIPGSHISTRKPKEELVGEELPLKFLEVDEDRNRLVLSHRRALVEKKMNRLELYEVVTGVVRGIKPYGAFIDIGGVSGLLHISEISHDHIDTPHSVFNVNDEVKVMIIDLDAERGRISLSTKQLEPEPGAMVKDPNLVYDNAEVMAAKYREQMLGGGRTDDDVEADSDDGVEAVSDVEVNLAPVLEDLPTATEEGTEEE, encoded by the coding sequence ATGGTCAACCCAGCAATCGATGTCGGCTTTACCCACGAAGAATTCGCCGCCCTTCTAGACAAATACGACTACCATTTCAGCCCTGGCGACATCGTTGCAGGAACCGTCTTCAGCATCGAGCCACGCGGAGCTTTGATTGACATTGGCGCCAAAACGGCTGCCTACATCCCTATTCAGGAGATGTCAATCAACCGCATCGACGGTCCCGAAGAGGTCCTCCAGTCGAACGAGACCCGCGAGTTCTTTATTCTGACAGACGAGAACGAGGAGGGACAACTCACCCTCTCCATTCGTCGCATCGAATACATGCGAGCCTGGGAACGGGTGCGTCAGCTCCAGAAGGAAGACGCCACGGTGCGCTCTCTCATCTTCGCGACTAACCGAGGCGGTGCCCTGGTGCGCATTGAAGGGCTGCGGGGGTTCATTCCCGGCTCCCACATCAGCACTCGTAAGCCGAAAGAGGAACTAGTGGGAGAGGAATTACCCCTCAAGTTCTTGGAAGTGGATGAAGATCGCAACCGCTTAGTCCTGAGCCATCGTCGTGCTCTGGTTGAGAAGAAGATGAACCGTCTCGAACTCTACGAGGTGGTGACAGGCGTGGTTCGTGGTATCAAGCCCTACGGTGCCTTCATTGACATTGGCGGTGTTTCTGGTTTGTTGCACATCTCCGAGATCTCACACGATCACATCGACACGCCTCACAGTGTGTTCAATGTCAACGATGAGGTCAAGGTAATGATCATTGACCTAGATGCTGAGCGAGGCCGAATCTCGCTTTCCACCAAGCAGTTGGAGCCAGAACCTGGCGCCATGGTTAAAGACCCGAACTTGGTCTATGACAATGCTGAGGTGATGGCAGCTAAGTACCGCGAGCAAATGCTGGGCGGTGGTCGGACTGATGATGACGTAGAAGCTGACAGCGATGATGGCGTAGAAGCTGTCAGTGATGTTGAGGTTAACTTAGCTCCGGTTTTGGAGGATCTGCCTACAGCAACCGAAGAAGGAACCGAAGAAGAGTAA
- a CDS encoding ABC transporter permease, protein MSLASTPATPTQFKRILEDSLTIWWGDWLDLRVRILQIIASGLVSPLIYILAFGLGLGSAMDRITDPVLGDNYLEFILPGMVALSSMTISFGGTTFSICGERLYSRTFEEILLLPVHPLALHLGKMLAGVTRGLMTSASVMAVGILATGKFVSFVNPMFLLLLLLNCMVFSALGVLVGLKVESLESVGLYNNFLIVPMSFLGATFFDPSQLPGFLKAIVYLLPLTYASVGLRAAAYLPLRELADFPWYTLLVLALLAVVLSLAGAYRFAHQQD, encoded by the coding sequence ATGTCGCTTGCTTCTACGCCTGCTACGCCAACACAGTTCAAGCGAATCCTTGAAGACAGCCTAACGATCTGGTGGGGCGATTGGCTGGATTTGCGAGTGCGGATTTTACAAATCATCGCCTCTGGCTTGGTGTCCCCTCTGATTTATATTCTGGCTTTTGGTCTAGGGCTTGGTTCTGCCATGGATCGCATCACCGATCCGGTCCTTGGCGACAACTACCTTGAGTTCATCTTGCCCGGTATGGTCGCCCTCTCCTCAATGACGATCAGCTTTGGCGGCACTACGTTCTCGATTTGTGGTGAGCGCCTTTATAGCCGTACCTTCGAAGAAATTTTGCTACTGCCCGTTCATCCTTTAGCCTTACATCTGGGCAAAATGCTAGCAGGGGTCACAAGAGGTTTAATGACCTCCGCTTCGGTGATGGCAGTTGGCATTTTAGCAACCGGCAAGTTCGTGAGTTTTGTCAATCCAATGTTCTTGCTGTTGCTGCTGCTCAACTGTATGGTGTTTTCTGCTCTGGGGGTTTTGGTTGGTTTGAAGGTGGAATCTTTAGAGAGCGTAGGGCTTTACAACAATTTTTTGATTGTGCCAATGTCCTTTCTAGGAGCTACCTTTTTCGACCCCTCCCAGTTACCAGGCTTCCTCAAAGCAATTGTGTATCTGTTACCACTAACCTATGCCAGCGTGGGTTTGCGAGCAGCTGCTTACCTTCCCCTTCGAGAACTGGCTGATTTTCCCTGGTATACCTTATTGGTCCTGGCACTGCTGGCTGTGGTGTTATCGTTAGCCGGAGCTTATCGTTTCGCACACCAACAAGATTAA
- a CDS encoding YbaB/EbfC family nucleoid-associated protein, whose amino-acid sequence MAEGKGFGFGLGKMKELTEAFKKAQQVQEGAKRLQEELEAMEIVGEGGGGLVKVTVSGNQEPLGVVIAPEALNEGAEVLSDLVATAMKDAYNKSTATMRERMEELTGGLNLPGL is encoded by the coding sequence ATGGCAGAAGGAAAGGGATTTGGGTTCGGCCTCGGCAAAATGAAAGAGCTGACGGAGGCGTTTAAGAAAGCCCAGCAAGTCCAAGAAGGGGCCAAACGCCTTCAGGAAGAGTTGGAGGCCATGGAGATTGTGGGTGAAGGCGGGGGCGGCTTGGTGAAGGTCACAGTGAGTGGCAACCAAGAGCCTCTAGGTGTTGTCATTGCCCCCGAAGCCCTCAACGAAGGTGCCGAGGTGCTCTCCGATTTAGTAGCAACGGCTATGAAAGACGCCTACAACAAGTCAACGGCCACTATGCGTGAGCGCATGGAAGAGCTGACAGGTGGCCTAAACCTGCCCGGCCTCTAA
- the murB gene encoding UDP-N-acetylmuramate dehydrogenase has protein sequence MTIFYPGLESLSQPELPSPPSLVQRSVSLAPLTSFRVGGPAAWYAAPRTLEALRSCLQWAQDGGLPLTWLGAGSNLLISDAGLPGLVIHTRYLRGLHFDDETGQVRAAAGESIARLAWLAAARGWEGLEWAVGIPGTIGGAVVMNAGAHGAWTSQLLRQVELLSRFGGKPQLSEPEALAFSYRTSGLQTGEWVVTQAQIQLAPGGDPQRVRTITAEHLRARKSTQPYNLPSCGSVFKNPGPQTAGWLIEHTGLKGYQIGQAQVSQLHANFILNCGGATASDIWRLICHVQDQVEQHWSIRLRPEVQILGEFPAI, from the coding sequence ATGACGATCTTTTACCCTGGGCTCGAAAGCCTCAGCCAACCAGAGCTGCCATCGCCTCCATCTCTGGTCCAACGCAGTGTTTCTCTAGCGCCCCTGACCTCCTTCCGTGTTGGCGGTCCTGCTGCCTGGTACGCTGCACCACGCACCTTGGAGGCCCTGCGAAGCTGTCTTCAATGGGCTCAGGATGGCGGGTTGCCGTTAACCTGGTTGGGTGCAGGCTCCAACTTGCTGATTAGTGATGCAGGCTTACCGGGTCTAGTCATTCACACTCGCTATTTGCGGGGTTTGCACTTTGATGATGAAACCGGACAGGTGAGAGCTGCTGCGGGGGAATCGATTGCCCGCCTGGCATGGCTGGCAGCAGCTCGGGGTTGGGAGGGACTTGAGTGGGCAGTTGGCATTCCCGGTACCATCGGCGGTGCGGTAGTCATGAACGCTGGTGCTCACGGTGCTTGGACATCTCAGTTGCTCCGTCAAGTTGAGCTGCTGTCACGTTTTGGCGGCAAACCTCAATTAAGCGAGCCTGAAGCCCTGGCCTTTAGCTACCGAACTTCTGGTTTACAGACTGGAGAATGGGTTGTAACCCAAGCTCAAATTCAGCTAGCGCCTGGTGGCGATCCTCAACGGGTTCGGACCATCACAGCAGAGCACTTACGGGCTCGCAAATCGACACAACCTTACAACCTGCCCAGTTGTGGTAGCGTTTTTAAAAATCCAGGCCCTCAAACAGCTGGCTGGCTAATCGAACACACTGGGCTGAAGGGTTATCAGATCGGCCAAGCCCAAGTTTCTCAGTTACACGCTAACTTTATTCTCAATTGCGGCGGAGCAACTGCCAGCGATATTTGGCGGTTGATCTGTCATGTTCAGGACCAGGTTGAGCAGCACTGGTCAATTCGCTTACGCCCAGAGGTCCAGATTTTGGGCGAGTTTCCTGCTATCTAA
- the murC gene encoding UDP-N-acetylmuramate--L-alanine ligase, whose protein sequence is MLNSLDFSGGSFHFIGIGGIGMSALAYVLAKQGKCVSGSDIRPSAITKRLEDLGVRVLWGHQAENLTLSSQVSKGTCAQLPQVISSSAIDPQNPEYRAAQDLTLPIFHRSDLLAALIQQYESVAVAGTHGKTTTSSLIAYLLLQAGLDPTIVVGGEVNAWNGNARLGQSPYLVAEADESDGSLVKLIPSVGVITNIELDHPDHYESLNQVIETFLTFAHHCKTLVACLDCPTVEQNLQPGDSYELIGYSLKGHPQARYRADRVSYGAEGTYARIWESETVLGKIHLRLLGEHNLSNTLAAIAVCRVWGVAFDDIAQALSSFNGARRRFEVRGQFKGAVLIDDYAHHPSEIRATLAAARLQKPNRVIAVFQPHRFSRALTLLEDFSRAFSDADVVIVSAIYSAGEVNPGTLSSEQFAQSIAAQHPAVHYQSSLEDVRQFLERFLAPGDLALFLGAGNLNQIIPQLLAAEPQEVVLS, encoded by the coding sequence ATGCTGAACTCGCTTGATTTCAGCGGTGGATCATTTCACTTTATAGGCATCGGCGGGATTGGCATGTCAGCCCTGGCCTATGTTTTAGCAAAACAGGGAAAATGCGTTTCTGGTTCAGATATTCGACCTAGCGCGATAACAAAACGTTTAGAGGATTTAGGCGTTCGGGTACTCTGGGGACATCAAGCTGAAAATTTGACTTTATCTAGTCAGGTATCAAAAGGCACTTGCGCACAGCTTCCTCAAGTTATTAGTTCCAGTGCCATTGATCCCCAGAATCCCGAGTATCGGGCGGCCCAAGACTTAACACTGCCCATTTTTCATCGGTCTGATTTGTTGGCTGCTTTGATCCAGCAGTATGAGAGCGTTGCGGTAGCAGGTACTCACGGCAAGACCACGACCAGTAGCTTGATCGCTTACCTGCTGTTGCAGGCTGGGCTTGATCCTACGATTGTCGTTGGCGGTGAAGTCAACGCTTGGAACGGTAATGCTCGGCTAGGTCAGAGCCCCTACTTAGTTGCTGAAGCCGATGAATCAGATGGCTCTCTGGTTAAGCTAATCCCTAGCGTTGGGGTCATCACCAATATTGAGCTGGATCACCCAGACCACTATGAGAGTCTCAATCAAGTCATTGAGACTTTTCTAACCTTCGCTCACCATTGCAAAACGCTAGTTGCCTGTTTGGATTGTCCAACTGTCGAACAGAATCTCCAGCCTGGCGACAGCTACGAGCTAATTGGTTACAGCCTCAAGGGACACCCTCAAGCACGTTACCGAGCAGATCGGGTGAGTTACGGCGCTGAAGGAACCTACGCCCGCATCTGGGAGAGCGAAACGGTTTTGGGCAAGATTCACCTCCGCCTGCTCGGTGAACATAACCTTAGTAACACTCTGGCTGCCATTGCGGTTTGCCGTGTCTGGGGTGTGGCTTTTGACGATATTGCTCAGGCGCTATCAAGCTTCAACGGCGCCCGCCGTCGCTTTGAGGTGCGTGGACAGTTTAAGGGCGCCGTTCTCATTGATGATTATGCGCATCATCCTAGTGAGATTAGAGCAACGCTGGCTGCAGCTCGTTTACAGAAGCCTAATCGGGTGATCGCAGTTTTTCAGCCCCATCGCTTTAGTCGTGCCCTAACCCTGCTGGAAGATTTTAGTCGAGCGTTCTCAGATGCAGATGTTGTCATCGTCAGTGCCATCTATAGCGCTGGAGAAGTTAATCCTGGCACTTTGAGCAGTGAACAGTTTGCCCAAAGTATTGCTGCACAGCATCCAGCAGTTCACTACCAAAGCAGTCTTGAGGATGTGCGCCAGTTTCTGGAACGCTTTCTAGCACCGGGAGATTTGGCGCTCTTCTTGGGTGCGGGCAACCTGAACCAAATCATTCCTCAGCTCTTGGCTGCTGAGCCCCAGGAAGTGGTGCTGTCATGA
- the nadD gene encoding nicotinate (nicotinamide) nucleotide adenylyltransferase, with the protein MLTSHMILLHEVGSSPRIDLIIRHILRAAMYREGESVRQKCDLTAAKQLQVEFSQRARSEIPIRSKLGPLQSLADHTVMPHLMDAAFPIQGISSQRLAIFGGSFDPVHCGHLNMAQQAQQQVGLAQILWLPAANPPHKSGRVTTPVAHRLAMLELALASKLNQTISTLEVQRPGLSFAAQTFRQLRQSQPQADWHWLIGSDTFASLPRWYDLEELVEHCHWLVVPRAGSRPLQTLIAQVQQQLTTRELPLRWSVLNLKPLAVSSTQIREAVAQGTSIAGLVPAAVQAYIEAHGLYRD; encoded by the coding sequence TTGCTGACCTCGCATATGATCCTGCTACACGAGGTTGGAAGTAGTCCCCGGATTGATCTAATCATCCGGCACATTCTCAGAGCTGCTATGTACCGTGAGGGAGAATCGGTGAGGCAGAAATGCGATCTAACTGCGGCTAAGCAACTTCAAGTTGAGTTTTCACAGAGAGCTCGCTCTGAAATTCCGATTCGATCGAAGCTAGGCCCTTTACAGAGCTTGGCTGACCACACTGTAATGCCTCATCTTATGGATGCAGCATTCCCAATTCAGGGGATTTCATCACAACGGCTAGCAATCTTCGGTGGCAGTTTTGACCCTGTGCATTGCGGTCACCTAAACATGGCGCAGCAAGCGCAACAGCAAGTGGGTCTAGCGCAAATCCTCTGGCTTCCGGCAGCTAATCCGCCCCACAAATCTGGCAGAGTAACAACGCCGGTTGCACACCGACTGGCAATGCTAGAACTAGCCTTGGCCTCTAAGCTGAACCAAACCATTTCAACCCTAGAAGTGCAACGCCCAGGGCTCTCGTTTGCAGCACAAACTTTCAGGCAGTTGCGCCAGTCTCAACCACAAGCCGACTGGCACTGGTTAATCGGGAGCGATACCTTTGCTAGCCTACCCCGTTGGTATGACTTAGAAGAGCTGGTAGAGCACTGTCACTGGTTAGTCGTTCCGCGCGCAGGGAGTCGACCTTTGCAGACTCTGATTGCTCAGGTGCAGCAACAGTTAACCACCCGAGAGTTACCTCTCAGATGGTCTGTTTTGAACCTAAAGCCTCTAGCTGTTTCCTCAACGCAGATCCGAGAGGCTGTTGCCCAAGGGACCTCAATTGCAGGGCTGGTTCCTGCCGCTGTGCAGGCCTATATCGAAGCCCATGGGCTTTACCGGGATTAG
- a CDS encoding late competence development ComFB family protein, with the protein MSIESIIEQALQDGYLTPAMEAEVGRICDSVSELSIEEYMALDRLMGALLTGEVVAVPRKQFINVMEELVLTESITRVAEIEANSDRTLDLGDIAAYALNRLPPLYATTEEGANYQRQRARTELQELISTQVQEAITHNLNRPEFFPERQALGKSSNKETLSQVSSLLQSYAPNFEHQSSPS; encoded by the coding sequence ATGAGTATTGAATCGATTATTGAACAGGCTCTTCAAGACGGTTATCTCACCCCAGCTATGGAAGCTGAGGTTGGCCGTATTTGTGACAGTGTCTCTGAGCTGAGCATTGAAGAGTACATGGCCCTTGACCGTCTCATGGGGGCGCTGCTAACTGGCGAAGTGGTTGCCGTTCCTCGCAAACAATTCATCAACGTGATGGAAGAGTTAGTGCTCACTGAATCAATTACCCGAGTTGCAGAGATTGAGGCTAACAGCGACAGAACTTTGGATTTGGGTGATATTGCTGCCTATGCTCTCAACCGACTGCCACCGCTTTATGCCACGACTGAAGAAGGGGCAAACTACCAGCGCCAACGGGCTCGCACAGAGTTACAAGAGCTAATCTCCACACAGGTGCAGGAGGCAATTACCCATAATCTGAATCGTCCTGAATTCTTCCCTGAGCGTCAGGCTCTGGGCAAAAGCTCTAACAAAGAAACCCTCAGCCAAGTCAGCTCTCTGCTGCAATCCTACGCACCCAATTTCGAGCACCAGTCCAGCCCTAGTTAG